The Candidatus Thermoplasmatota archaeon genome contains the following window.
GTCGGCTTATAAGTGTTTAGAAGTGATAAAACAGTACCTCGATTTTAAATACTATATCCAAAGACATTTTGAAGATAAATTAGAAAGGTTTTAATCCATGGAACTTGCAGGTTTGTACAGAAACTATATTTCGTAGCTCTAACAGTGAATTTATTTTTATTATTGGGCTTTTTAATGAGCTAGAGCTCAAGTTGCTGGAAAATAATATTGGGATCATACCGACAGCTCTTGCGCCTAAAATATCGCGCTCAATCGAATCGCCAATATAAAGCGCATTTCGAGGCTCACATTTTGCTTTCTTAAGTGCAATTTTAAAAATTTTCTTGGAAGGTTTTCTAACCCCAACTTCTTCAGAAGTAGTTATAGAATCAAAAAATTTCAGTATTTTTAGCGCTTTTAATTGCTCGTGAAGATAGGCATTATCTACATCTGATATAAGCCCCAAATGAAGTTTTTTAGCTTTTATATTTCTTAATATAACTCTTGCACGTTTGTTAAGCCGTACGTTTTTCAAATGAGCTTTGAGATACTCTTCCCAAAACCAATCGTAGTCAGGAATTTTATTTTCTTCTTTTAATATTTGTGAGAATGCGTTATTTATGTTCTTCAAGCCATGCGATTGCTCATACTTTAAAGGGTTTGGGTAAGTATGGGTGCAGTATTCGTATTTTTCTACTAGCTCTTTTATTGGCGCTCTAAGATTGTATCTCCGTTTTACGGCTTTCATTAGTTTCCAATGAGCTTTCCTATCACTCTCGGTGCTCATAAGAGTACCGCCAAAATCAAAAAACACAGCTTTTACCATTTATCTCACTCTCTAAACCACAATGTATTTTTTATTTCATCGCAATCTAAGGAGAGCCATTTTTTGT
Protein-coding sequences here:
- a CDS encoding HAD-IA family hydrolase; translation: MVKAVFFDFGGTLMSTESDRKAHWKLMKAVKRRYNLRAPIKELVEKYEYCTHTYPNPLKYEQSHGLKNINNAFSQILKEENKIPDYDWFWEEYLKAHLKNVRLNKRARVILRNIKAKKLHLGLISDVDNAYLHEQLKALKILKFFDSITTSEEVGVRKPSKKIFKIALKKAKCEPRNALYIGDSIERDILGARAVGMIPILFSSNLSSSSLKSPIIKINSLLELRNIVSVQTCKFHGLKPF